The sequence below is a genomic window from Verrucomicrobiia bacterium.
GTAACATAGTCCCAGATTGCACTGCGCTGGAGCGCACTCCTGCTCGGCCGCCAAACGGTACCAGCGGACTGCCTCCTCGTAATTCTGCGGCACGACCTGGCCCGTCTCATAAAAGACGCCCAGGTTAAACTGCGCCTGCGGCTCACCCTGTTCGGCAGCCGCATGATACCACTTGACCGCCTCGGCATAATTCTGCGGCACACCTTGCCCGGTCTCGTACAGCACACCCAGATTGAATTGCGCCGCCGGGTCTCCCTGCTCGGCTGCTTCCCGAAACCACTTGGCGGCCTGTCCAAACTCCTGCGGAACGCCCGTCCCGGTTTGAAAACAAAAACCAAGATAACACTGAGCTGACGAATCATTCTGTTCAGCGGCACGGCGGAACCACTTGACCGCTTCGGGATGGTCCTGCTTGACCCCCTGCCCGGTTTGAAAGCAAATCCCCAAATAGCATTGCGCGGCGGCATCGCCCTGTTCGGCGGCTCTTCGCATTTCATCGAACGATTGCCAGCTTCGGCGGTTTATCTGTGTCATACAGCCAGAGTTCAGTAGCCCAGGCCTCCATCGGTTTACCCCTCAAACCCGGTGCTTGCTTTATGATAAAAGTAAATGGGGCGATTTCAAGCCCTGAGTTGGGCCC
It includes:
- a CDS encoding tetratricopeptide repeat protein translates to MTQINRRSWQSFDEMRRAAEQGDAAAQCYLGICFQTGQGVKQDHPEAVKWFRRAAEQNDSSAQCYLGFCFQTGTGVPQEFGQAAKWFREAAEQGDPAAQFNLGVLYETGQGVPQNYAEAVKWYHAAAEQGEPQAQFNLGVFYETGQVVPQNYEEAVRWYRLAAEQECAPAQCNLGLCYETGRGVPQNVREAVKWFCRSARAGDKTAQHNLGVYYATLEAAEEATREAEPAIEQAGDAAVIP